A region of Reichenbachiella carrageenanivorans DNA encodes the following proteins:
- the meaB gene encoding methylmalonyl Co-A mutase-associated GTPase MeaB yields the protein MKRFDLDYYLNGLKAENTVVLAQAITLIESKRRSDQDLGDLILTEILKEAEPSIRIGITGTPGVGKSSFIEGFGSFLISQGKKVAVLAIDPSSQRTGGSILGDKTRMEMLSKNPKAYIRPSASGSALGGVNNRTRESILLCEAAGFDAIIVETVGVGQSETLVNNMVDFFLLMIQPGSGDDLQGIKKGIMEMANGIVINKADGDQAKLAKRSKTDLLSALHLFAISDSGWQTQVELCSALEHKGFDKVWSMISSFEKQMKGNGLFAQNRCSQNVTWFEDRVNLGLLQVLTSQPELTRLHQQLKYKVQENECSVSQATAELLALARQLLA from the coding sequence CCTCAATGGCTTGAAAGCTGAAAATACAGTAGTATTGGCGCAAGCAATCACATTGATAGAAAGTAAAAGAAGATCTGATCAGGATTTAGGTGATTTGATACTCACAGAAATACTCAAAGAGGCAGAACCCTCTATTAGAATAGGAATTACGGGGACTCCAGGTGTAGGCAAATCGAGTTTTATTGAAGGATTTGGAAGTTTCTTAATTAGTCAAGGTAAAAAAGTGGCTGTGTTAGCTATTGACCCAAGTAGCCAGCGTACGGGAGGAAGTATCTTAGGTGATAAGACCCGAATGGAAATGCTGAGCAAGAATCCGAAGGCCTATATTCGCCCTTCGGCCTCTGGGAGTGCGCTGGGCGGTGTCAACAACCGTACGCGTGAATCGATATTGCTTTGTGAAGCAGCTGGGTTTGATGCCATTATTGTGGAGACGGTAGGTGTAGGTCAATCCGAAACGTTAGTAAATAATATGGTAGATTTCTTTTTGCTGATGATACAGCCGGGGTCAGGCGATGATCTGCAAGGCATCAAAAAAGGAATCATGGAAATGGCGAATGGTATCGTGATCAACAAAGCTGATGGCGATCAGGCCAAACTGGCCAAACGATCTAAAACAGACTTGCTAAGTGCACTTCATCTTTTTGCGATAAGTGATTCGGGCTGGCAGACGCAAGTTGAACTATGTTCCGCACTAGAGCATAAAGGGTTTGATAAGGTGTGGTCGATGATTTCTTCGTTTGAAAAGCAAATGAAAGGCAATGGATTATTTGCTCAAAATAGGTGTAGCCAAAATGTGACTTGGTTTGAGGATCGTGTAAATTTAGGGTTGTTGCAAGTACTCACCAGTCAGCCTGAATTGACTCGGCTACACCAGCAACTCAAATATAAAGTGCAGGAAAATGAGTGTTCGGTGTCTCAGGCAACAGCTGAGTTATTGGCACTGGCTAGACAACTGCTCGCTTAG
- a CDS encoding Dph6-related ATP pyrophosphatase encodes MTQTPIAISWSGGKDSSMMLHQLMNDEQYEIVELHTAISSETGRVSMHGVSQELIRAQAESIGLPIHFISIEPASTNANYEKALNQYYSNLKSQGIHHIGFGDIFLEDLKAYRDQLLHDNGLIGIYPLWKKETKDLANYFLDQNFKTLICCAKQSLFPESICGKTYSQAMLEAFDTQVDPCGENGEFHSYAFDGPIFNTPISITVNETIVHTYEHKLKSGEEVKTAFEFADLTLAKRAVV; translated from the coding sequence ATGACCCAAACACCAATCGCTATCAGTTGGAGTGGCGGCAAAGATTCGAGCATGATGCTACATCAGCTGATGAACGACGAGCAATACGAAATCGTAGAACTACACACAGCCATCTCTAGCGAAACAGGCCGGGTATCCATGCATGGTGTATCTCAAGAGCTCATTCGCGCTCAAGCGGAATCTATCGGACTGCCCATTCACTTCATCTCGATCGAGCCAGCCTCAACCAATGCCAACTATGAAAAGGCATTGAATCAGTATTATTCAAATCTGAAATCACAAGGAATTCATCACATAGGGTTTGGTGATATTTTTTTAGAAGACCTCAAAGCTTACCGCGATCAACTATTGCATGACAATGGCCTCATAGGTATCTATCCTTTATGGAAAAAAGAAACTAAAGACTTGGCTAATTATTTTCTAGACCAAAATTTTAAAACCCTAATTTGCTGCGCCAAGCAATCACTTTTCCCTGAAAGTATCTGTGGCAAAACGTATAGTCAAGCCATGCTCGAAGCTTTCGACACACAAGTAGACCCTTGTGGTGAAAATGGTGAATTTCATTCCTATGCTTTTGATGGCCCTATATTCAATACACCTATAAGTATAACGGTCAATGAAACCATCGTTCATACTTATGAACACAAACTAAAATCTGGTGAGGAAGTCAAAACGGCCTTCGAATTTGCAGATTTGACTCTTGCTAAGCGAGCAGTTGTCTAG
- the cobC gene encoding alpha-ribazole phosphatase codes for MEIYLIRHTTPKIEPGVCYGQSDLALTAQFESESQQVHQNIDKPFDYIFSSPLKRCTQLANTFETTVQQENRLMELNFGDWEMKKWKSIPQSALNLWMEKYVTQGPPKGESYEQLKSRVVEIFKGIISQNRTCTGIITHAGPIRAILSHVLNLSLKDTFTIKIDYGSVTKISLNDATYSIDYINKK; via the coding sequence ATGGAAATATATTTAATCAGACATACCACGCCTAAAATTGAACCTGGCGTCTGTTATGGACAAAGCGACCTTGCTCTTACGGCTCAGTTTGAATCTGAGAGCCAACAAGTTCATCAAAACATAGACAAGCCTTTTGATTACATATTTTCCAGTCCGCTGAAAAGATGCACACAGCTGGCCAACACATTTGAAACTACCGTACAACAAGAGAACCGACTCATGGAGCTGAACTTTGGTGATTGGGAAATGAAAAAATGGAAGAGCATCCCACAGTCTGCTCTAAACCTCTGGATGGAAAAATACGTGACGCAAGGCCCTCCCAAAGGAGAATCCTACGAACAACTTAAATCCCGAGTGGTAGAGATTTTCAAAGGCATTATTTCACAAAACAGAACCTGCACAGGGATCATCACACATGCTGGCCCCATCCGAGCCATTCTGTCTCATGTGCTCAACTTATCTCTCAAAGACACCTTCACTATCAAAATAGATTATGGTAGCGTGACCAAAATCAGCTTAAACGACGCTACTTACTCTATCGATTATATCAATAAAAAATGA
- a CDS encoding adenosylcobinamide-GDP ribazoletransferase, with protein sequence MKREWSIFLTAVMFYTRIPCPKWVDHSADMLNKATKYFPLIGWVVGGFACLVYFGAAHFVPTSIAVVLSMIASILLTGAFHEDGFADVCDGFGGGWTKEKILKIMKDSAIGAYGALGMLLIIIFKFLLLWELSRTLTLIENAMVLFAAHSISRANAVYMIFTDEYARDNEDAKAKPVAKQMKTSSFVMALIIGLAPMIYFQNLYFLSVIPVLILVKLYLSRYFKKWIGGYTGDCLGTVQQTSEIAIYLTILILWKYI encoded by the coding sequence ATGAAAAGAGAATGGTCCATCTTCCTGACTGCGGTTATGTTTTACACCCGCATCCCCTGCCCTAAATGGGTCGATCATTCGGCCGACATGCTCAACAAGGCCACCAAATACTTTCCGCTGATCGGCTGGGTAGTAGGCGGATTTGCTTGCCTCGTTTACTTTGGAGCAGCTCATTTCGTGCCCACAAGTATTGCTGTGGTCTTGTCTATGATCGCTAGCATCCTGCTCACAGGAGCGTTTCACGAGGATGGATTTGCCGATGTGTGCGACGGATTTGGCGGTGGCTGGACCAAAGAGAAGATTCTAAAAATCATGAAAGACTCAGCCATAGGTGCATACGGCGCATTGGGTATGCTACTCATAATTATTTTTAAATTTCTCCTGCTGTGGGAGCTGAGCCGCACGCTCACTCTGATCGAAAACGCTATGGTGCTATTTGCTGCGCACAGCATCAGCCGAGCCAATGCCGTCTACATGATATTTACCGACGAATATGCCCGCGACAATGAAGACGCCAAGGCCAAACCCGTCGCCAAGCAGATGAAAACCAGCAGTTTTGTGATGGCGCTTATCATTGGGCTTGCACCAATGATCTATTTCCAAAATCTATATTTCTTGTCAGTCATTCCTGTACTTATTTTAGTTAAATTGTATTTGTCTCGCTACTTCAAAAAATGGATTGGTGGCTATACAGGCGATTGCCTAGGTACTGTGCAGCAAACCTCCGAGATAGCTATTTATTTGACGATATTGATATTATGGAAATATATTTAA
- the cobT gene encoding nicotinate-nucleotide--dimethylbenzimidazole phosphoribosyltransferase yields MTTYDIPKPTTELDDAIAHKINFKTKPLGALGQLESLAKQICQIQQTLTPVLTKPSIVVFAADHGLAKEGVSAYPQEVTHQMVLNFLGGGAAINVFSEQQGIDLSIVDAGVNFDFGDSPNLIHAKIAMGTGNALVENAMSKEQLTNAINKGAEIVRDIQSKGSNIIGFGEMGIGNTSAASLIMSHICQIPIEKCVGRGTGVDDDGWQKKLDILKQVQQKHAHLADTAALLQAVGGFEITMMIGAMLQAAALGMVVLVDGFISTSAYLCAQTLEPNIQHYAIFCHQSDESGHQQMLEFIDADPLLKMNLRLGEGTGCALAYPLLQSSVDFINKMASFESAGVSNKD; encoded by the coding sequence ATGACTACATACGATATCCCTAAACCTACTACCGAACTAGACGATGCGATTGCACACAAAATCAACTTCAAAACCAAGCCCCTGGGCGCACTCGGTCAGCTCGAAAGCCTAGCCAAACAAATTTGTCAGATTCAGCAGACTTTGACTCCCGTACTCACGAAGCCCTCGATCGTGGTATTCGCCGCAGATCACGGGCTGGCCAAAGAAGGCGTAAGCGCCTATCCGCAAGAAGTGACTCACCAGATGGTGCTCAATTTTTTGGGTGGTGGAGCGGCCATCAATGTATTCAGCGAGCAGCAAGGCATCGACTTGAGCATCGTGGATGCAGGTGTCAATTTCGATTTTGGCGATAGCCCAAACCTGATCCATGCCAAAATAGCAATGGGCACAGGCAATGCGCTTGTAGAAAATGCCATGAGCAAAGAACAGCTAACCAATGCCATCAACAAAGGAGCAGAAATCGTAAGGGACATTCAATCCAAAGGGTCTAACATCATCGGCTTTGGTGAGATGGGCATCGGCAACACCTCGGCGGCAAGCCTGATCATGAGTCACATCTGCCAAATCCCAATAGAAAAATGTGTGGGACGTGGCACTGGTGTAGACGATGATGGCTGGCAAAAAAAACTAGACATACTCAAGCAAGTCCAACAAAAACATGCTCATCTAGCTGACACCGCTGCCTTATTGCAAGCGGTAGGTGGCTTTGAAATCACCATGATGATAGGTGCTATGCTGCAAGCTGCCGCTTTGGGCATGGTCGTGTTGGTAGATGGATTTATCTCCACATCTGCCTACCTGTGCGCACAGACCCTCGAACCCAACATCCAACATTATGCAATCTTTTGTCATCAGTCTGATGAATCTGGACACCAGCAGATGTTGGAGTTTATTGATGCTGATCCTCTTCTCAAAATGAATCTTCGGCTGGGTGAAGGCACAGGCTGTGCATTGGCCTATCCGCTCTTACAATCGAGCGTAGATTTTATCAACAAAATGGCTAGCTTCGAAAGCGCTGGCGTATCCAACAAAGATTAA
- a CDS encoding bifunctional adenosylcobinamide kinase/adenosylcobinamide-phosphate guanylyltransferase yields the protein MITYISGGERSGKSSYAQCMALELSDHPIYLATAKAHDSNFEERIKRHQAERDERWTNIEEQFDLSSVLPSDRIVVIDCVTLWLSNFFSKTKSNRNEALALAKAEFNKLLNYSGHLIFISNEIGMGLHGDTQIGRDFVEVQGWINQHIAQAANTAYFMVSGLPIKLK from the coding sequence ATGATCACCTACATCTCAGGCGGCGAGCGATCAGGCAAGTCCAGCTATGCGCAGTGCATGGCATTGGAGCTATCGGATCACCCGATCTATCTGGCTACAGCCAAAGCCCACGACAGCAACTTCGAAGAGCGCATCAAAAGGCATCAAGCTGAGCGCGACGAGCGCTGGACCAATATCGAAGAGCAATTCGACCTGAGTAGTGTTTTGCCCTCAGACCGCATAGTCGTGATCGACTGTGTCACCCTTTGGCTCTCCAATTTCTTCTCAAAAACCAAGTCGAATCGCAACGAAGCATTGGCATTAGCCAAAGCCGAATTCAACAAGCTTTTAAACTACTCAGGACACTTGATTTTCATCTCCAACGAAATCGGCATGGGCTTGCATGGCGACACCCAGATCGGGCGCGATTTTGTAGAAGTGCAAGGCTGGATCAATCAGCACATAGCTCAAGCTGCCAATACTGCCTATTTCATGGTATCTGGTCTTCCTATAAAATTGAAATAA
- a CDS encoding YncE family protein, translating into MKFNVLKSLSLILLSAILWTSCSDDNPSPNVLPGTDGFFIVNEGAFGNANASLSYFDKETEKVTNDLFYDTNNEKPLGDQAQSMAVFNDKGYIVVQNSAKVEVISLLEEDLYTNTATIDTEDGIASPRYFLGINENKAYISDWGADGVSGTIQVLDLSTNKITKSISVGQGTNRMILVGTKVYAANSGGWGYDNTIAIIDTHTDEKTGAITVGDNPNSLVADNKGNIWVASSGSTAYNADWSIDLENSTAASLSKINTDDEVEFSLAMSEKSYGASSIQINQASTQLYFKYHDGIYTLPTDATEDTKKITRVIEVAMYGFSIDPSTDDFLVFVAPDFSSAGQMARYNADGSKLDEFEVGIGPNSAAFN; encoded by the coding sequence ATGAAATTTAATGTACTAAAGTCGCTTTCGCTGATCTTGTTATCAGCCATTTTATGGACTTCTTGTTCGGACGACAACCCTTCGCCGAACGTATTACCTGGAACTGATGGTTTTTTCATCGTCAATGAAGGTGCTTTTGGGAATGCAAATGCCAGCCTCTCCTACTTTGACAAAGAAACTGAAAAAGTCACCAATGATCTTTTTTATGACACCAACAACGAAAAACCTCTAGGAGATCAGGCGCAGTCTATGGCGGTATTCAACGACAAGGGATACATCGTCGTACAAAACTCAGCAAAAGTAGAGGTGATTAGCCTGCTTGAGGAAGATCTCTACACCAACACGGCCACTATAGATACCGAAGATGGAATTGCTTCTCCTCGGTATTTTTTAGGTATCAATGAAAACAAAGCTTATATATCTGACTGGGGTGCAGATGGCGTGTCAGGCACCATCCAAGTATTGGATCTGAGTACAAACAAGATCACAAAATCGATCAGTGTGGGACAAGGCACCAATCGAATGATCCTTGTAGGCACTAAAGTCTATGCAGCAAACAGTGGCGGATGGGGCTATGACAATACCATAGCAATCATAGATACCCATACCGATGAGAAAACGGGTGCTATTACTGTAGGAGACAACCCAAACAGTCTAGTAGCAGACAACAAGGGCAATATCTGGGTAGCTTCGTCTGGCAGCACGGCATACAACGCAGACTGGAGTATAGATTTAGAAAACTCAACTGCAGCTAGCCTAAGTAAAATCAACACAGACGATGAAGTCGAGTTCTCTTTAGCCATGAGTGAAAAATCGTACGGCGCAAGCAGCATTCAAATCAATCAAGCCAGCACGCAGCTCTACTTCAAGTACCATGACGGTATCTATACTTTGCCCACCGACGCCACTGAAGACACCAAGAAAATCACCAGAGTGATTGAGGTGGCTATGTACGGTTTTTCTATAGATCCTTCCACAGATGATTTTCTCGTATTTGTAGCTCCAGATTTTTCTTCGGCAGGTCAAATGGCACGATACAATGCTGATGGTTCTAAACTAGACGAATTTGAAGTTGGAATAGGCCCCAATAGTGCCGCTTTCAACTAA
- a CDS encoding TonB-dependent receptor plug domain-containing protein yields MEGRLVKNIKGDKLETIDKTQLALNPGYTLAEVLTAHAGINIRSYGQSGLATPSFRGTGSSHSALLWDGYNLQSIMNGSADLNLLPATFIDDVTLQYGGSSSINGSGTMGGSININSSKPTFEHKPIGIQLNSQIGSFGSKLLGINLESSNDKYFSKIRVFKQVADNDYPYFNRYTQKNESLANAGFDKWGVLAESSWQFRSNKILSFKYWFQDNAVEIPGPVSAGGGSLAVQTDQFHRATLKYEYASKKSFLSIKTGAFWYDLDYNNGFDSPSKNNSFSTISEILFNTEVLPFWNLESAINFNAAQAETSSYGSNKPSRQMTSLSLTNTFEISDQLNIGLSVGETLDGTDTTPISYSINGLYNVNANTQLRIKWAKSFRLPTFNDLYWHGNSHGNPDLLPENGHSLDIGGLIKSKLGSHGMHTTDLTLFYNNISNWIQWRPISASGWTPINVNEIWSFGLEYRGHFELEIPNQQKIHFNYGYNYLKATKEPAEGKFPISFDRLQLPYTPVHQFNGTLGYQAKKYLIQYTHRLTSKQYTDDNNSERFALDKYQVGDLTFKYLVWKNQNHDLSAIAQVSNIWDMAYENRSAYPMPGRNYKLTITYQFK; encoded by the coding sequence ATGGAAGGACGCCTGGTGAAAAACATAAAAGGTGACAAGCTAGAGACTATAGACAAGACCCAGCTGGCGCTTAATCCTGGCTATACACTAGCCGAAGTGCTCACCGCACATGCCGGAATCAACATTAGATCCTATGGTCAATCAGGGCTAGCCACTCCCTCATTTAGGGGTACGGGCAGCAGTCATTCCGCGCTCCTCTGGGATGGGTACAATCTGCAGAGCATCATGAATGGTAGTGCAGATTTAAACTTACTCCCTGCTACATTTATCGATGATGTCACCTTACAATACGGAGGCAGCAGTTCAATAAACGGGTCTGGAACCATGGGAGGCTCTATCAACATCAATTCTTCGAAACCCACATTTGAGCACAAACCCATAGGCATCCAACTAAACAGCCAAATCGGAAGTTTTGGATCTAAACTACTCGGGATAAATCTAGAATCGTCCAATGACAAGTATTTCTCTAAAATCAGAGTATTCAAACAAGTAGCCGACAATGACTATCCTTATTTCAACCGATATACTCAAAAAAACGAATCACTGGCCAATGCAGGCTTTGATAAATGGGGTGTTCTTGCCGAATCTTCATGGCAGTTCAGATCCAACAAAATACTTTCTTTCAAGTACTGGTTTCAAGATAATGCAGTAGAAATACCAGGGCCAGTCTCCGCTGGAGGAGGGTCTTTGGCTGTTCAAACAGACCAATTTCACCGCGCTACATTGAAGTATGAATATGCCAGTAAAAAAAGCTTTTTAAGTATAAAAACGGGCGCTTTTTGGTATGACCTCGATTACAACAACGGATTTGATTCTCCATCCAAAAACAACTCTTTTTCCACCATTTCAGAAATACTATTCAATACTGAAGTGCTCCCTTTTTGGAATCTGGAATCAGCCATCAATTTCAACGCTGCTCAAGCTGAAACAAGTAGCTACGGCTCAAATAAACCTTCCAGACAAATGACCTCGCTTTCATTAACCAACACATTCGAGATTTCAGACCAACTCAATATTGGACTTTCGGTAGGAGAAACACTGGATGGCACAGACACTACCCCTATCTCATACTCTATCAATGGTTTATACAATGTCAACGCTAATACTCAACTCCGAATCAAGTGGGCTAAAAGCTTTAGACTACCCACCTTCAATGATTTGTATTGGCATGGCAACAGTCATGGCAACCCTGACTTATTGCCTGAAAATGGACATAGCCTAGATATTGGCGGCTTGATAAAATCAAAACTCGGATCGCATGGCATGCATACGACTGATCTTACACTTTTTTACAACAATATTTCTAACTGGATTCAATGGAGACCTATCTCGGCTTCTGGATGGACTCCTATCAATGTCAATGAGATTTGGTCTTTCGGATTGGAGTATCGAGGTCACTTTGAATTAGAAATTCCAAATCAACAAAAAATTCATTTCAACTACGGGTACAACTATCTAAAAGCGACCAAGGAGCCCGCAGAAGGCAAGTTTCCAATTTCATTCGATCGTCTTCAGCTACCCTACACACCCGTGCATCAATTCAACGGAACATTGGGCTATCAGGCCAAAAAATATCTAATTCAATACACCCACAGGCTTACCAGCAAGCAATACACCGACGACAACAACAGCGAACGGTTTGCCCTTGATAAATATCAAGTAGGTGATCTCACCTTCAAATATCTGGTGTGGAAAAACCAAAATCATGACCTTTCTGCAATAGCGCAGGTCAGCAATATATGGGATATGGCCTACGAAAACCGAAGTGCCTACCCCATGCCTGGAAGAAATTATAAATTAACAATTACCTATCAATTCAAATAA
- a CDS encoding APC family permease has translation MKPTPKKLNELPATAICGNDISSSCLYVSALTIVYAGQYAWISLLTVGAVLFLFRKIYGEVVGALPLNGGAYNALLNTTSKSVASLAATLTILSYMATAVISASEAMHYVHELWEAWPVVIATVILLALFMGITIMGIGESSKVAVVIFLFHLTSLILLSSFCGWYLFNNGLSVFQANHALPTEEGLINALFFGFCAAMLGISGFESSANFVEEQGEGVFRKTLRNMWIVVSVFNPLMAFMALAIIPMGEIAEHQEALLSHMGNVAGGGWLSVLISTDAALVLSGAVLTSFIGVGGLTERMTLDRILPPFLLKRNKKGSTYRISIMFFLLCTSILFITQGDLGALAGVYTIAFLSVMILFGIGNILLKVRRKNLPRPEHSTWLGLLVAIGMVIAAAIGNAIMNPSYLTVFFEYFIPTILIVGIMLNRIFLLRLLLNIIKYIFKPIENLVGSAHRGIHRSIDKINSQKFVYFTKDDDVATLNKVMLYIKQNEHTRTLKVVSVLDKGENLPAEFLRDIDVLDREYPEIKIEFIQIHDEFGPTLIKKLSSKWNIPINFMFIGSPGDRFPYRIEEMGGVRLII, from the coding sequence GTGAAACCAACTCCCAAAAAACTAAACGAATTGCCAGCTACCGCCATTTGTGGCAATGACATCAGCTCCTCTTGTCTCTATGTTTCAGCCCTCACTATTGTATATGCTGGACAATACGCTTGGATTTCATTACTTACAGTAGGCGCAGTATTATTCCTGTTTCGCAAAATATATGGAGAAGTAGTGGGTGCACTTCCGCTCAATGGAGGTGCTTACAATGCCCTACTCAACACTACCAGCAAATCTGTAGCTTCGCTGGCCGCTACACTCACCATCCTCTCCTACATGGCTACGGCTGTGATCTCTGCCTCAGAAGCCATGCACTATGTACATGAGTTGTGGGAGGCTTGGCCTGTGGTCATCGCTACCGTGATTTTGCTAGCGCTATTTATGGGCATTACCATTATGGGTATCGGTGAGTCTTCTAAAGTCGCCGTGGTTATCTTTCTATTTCACCTCACTTCGCTAATCCTTTTGTCCTCTTTCTGCGGTTGGTATTTGTTCAACAACGGCTTGTCAGTATTCCAAGCCAATCATGCCCTACCCACCGAGGAAGGGTTGATCAACGCCTTATTTTTTGGATTTTGCGCCGCTATGTTGGGGATTTCCGGATTCGAGAGCTCTGCCAATTTTGTAGAGGAGCAAGGAGAAGGCGTATTCAGAAAAACATTACGAAATATGTGGATCGTGGTGAGTGTATTCAATCCTCTTATGGCTTTTATGGCCTTGGCAATCATCCCTATGGGTGAGATAGCCGAACACCAGGAAGCCCTGCTTTCGCACATGGGGAACGTAGCTGGAGGAGGCTGGCTCTCTGTACTCATCTCCACGGATGCTGCTTTGGTATTGAGCGGTGCCGTGCTTACCTCGTTTATTGGAGTGGGCGGACTTACCGAGCGAATGACGCTAGACCGAATACTGCCTCCCTTCTTACTCAAAAGGAACAAAAAAGGGAGTACATACAGAATTTCCATTATGTTTTTTCTACTATGCACATCCATTCTCTTTATCACTCAGGGTGATTTAGGAGCCTTAGCAGGTGTGTATACGATTGCCTTCTTGTCAGTAATGATACTCTTTGGCATTGGCAATATCCTACTGAAAGTGAGACGGAAAAACTTACCTCGACCTGAGCACTCCACCTGGCTGGGCTTATTGGTAGCCATAGGTATGGTGATCGCTGCAGCGATAGGCAATGCCATCATGAACCCGTCTTACCTTACGGTATTCTTCGAGTATTTCATCCCGACGATACTGATCGTAGGCATCATGCTCAATAGAATTTTTCTACTCCGGCTATTGCTCAACATCATCAAATACATTTTCAAGCCGATAGAAAACTTAGTCGGTTCGGCACATCGCGGCATTCACAGAAGTATAGACAAAATCAACTCTCAAAAGTTTGTCTACTTCACCAAAGACGATGACGTAGCCACGCTCAACAAAGTGATGCTCTACATCAAACAAAATGAGCACACACGTACTTTGAAAGTGGTATCCGTTTTGGATAAAGGGGAAAACCTACCCGCTGAATTCCTTAGAGATATAGACGTACTTGACCGAGAATATCCCGAAATCAAAATCGAATTCATTCAAATTCATGACGAATTTGGACCTACACTCATCAAAAAACTGTCGTCCAAATGGAATATCCCGATCAACTTCATGTTTATAGGGTCGCCAGGAGACCGTTTCCCTTATCGCATCGAAGAGATGGGAGGCGTAAGGCTAATCATTTGA
- a CDS encoding ABC transporter substrate-binding protein: MNKHLSFFLCLAFFSACTSSSKTETTVASGQISEIKQAERFQISYAHGVKVITIDKPWQGSKKPIQYVLYKDSVPSVFQSDDSYIKIKTPVKSIVSNLTTQLALMEDLGVADRLIGFAQTQFIYSPSILEKVKSGEVKEVGPDGSLDIESILNLNPDIVLAFNASAENRQLQKLEELGLKIVMNAGYMETSLLGRFEWIKLLGHLTGTESLANDIFDKKALIYDSLVQLVKGMPQPTVITGTLYGGTWFMPAGDNYGANIVTAAGGDYLWKEDKNAGWLSMDFESVYERGYNADYWIGVASYTSLDQLKAADERYAEFEAFKNGRVYSYMARVNEQGANDYFESGNVNPEKLLADHIKIMHPELLPDYELYYYMKLE; this comes from the coding sequence ATGAATAAACACCTATCCTTTTTTTTATGTCTGGCTTTTTTTAGTGCTTGTACCAGTAGCTCCAAGACTGAGACGACTGTCGCATCAGGTCAGATTTCGGAGATCAAGCAAGCTGAGCGTTTTCAGATTAGCTATGCGCATGGCGTGAAGGTAATCACCATAGACAAGCCATGGCAGGGTAGCAAAAAGCCTATTCAGTATGTGCTATATAAGGATTCTGTGCCTTCCGTTTTTCAGTCAGATGATTCATATATCAAAATCAAAACTCCTGTCAAAAGTATTGTTTCTAATCTGACCACCCAATTGGCACTGATGGAAGATCTAGGAGTGGCTGATCGGCTGATTGGCTTTGCGCAAACGCAGTTTATTTATTCCCCTTCGATTCTTGAAAAAGTGAAAAGTGGTGAAGTGAAAGAAGTAGGGCCAGATGGTAGTTTGGATATCGAAAGTATTCTAAATCTCAACCCTGATATTGTATTGGCATTCAATGCCAGTGCTGAAAACAGGCAATTACAAAAACTGGAAGAATTAGGTCTGAAAATAGTAATGAATGCGGGCTATATGGAAACCTCTTTACTTGGAAGGTTTGAGTGGATCAAGTTGTTGGGGCACCTTACGGGTACTGAAAGTTTAGCTAATGATATTTTTGATAAAAAAGCCTTGATTTATGATTCGTTGGTACAGTTGGTGAAAGGTATGCCTCAGCCTACTGTGATCACGGGTACTTTGTATGGTGGCACGTGGTTTATGCCAGCAGGTGATAACTATGGTGCTAATATTGTGACAGCCGCTGGTGGTGACTACCTCTGGAAAGAAGATAAAAATGCGGGCTGGTTGAGCATGGATTTTGAATCCGTCTACGAGCGTGGGTACAATGCCGACTATTGGATCGGCGTGGCTAGTTATACCTCGTTGGATCAGCTGAAGGCCGCAGATGAGCGTTATGCTGAATTCGAGGCGTTCAAAAATGGGCGAGTATATTCTTACATGGCGCGTGTAAACGAGCAGGGCGCCAATGATTATTTTGAGTCTGGCAATGTGAACCCAGAGAAGCTATTGGCCGATCATATCAAGATTATGCACCCAGAGTTATTACCCGATTATGAGCTCTATTATTACATGAAATTGGAATAG